Within the Thermosynechococcaceae cyanobacterium Okahandja genome, the region TTAAAACAGGCAGCGGCAATTAGCAGAAAAGGGGTGCCCGGCACGAGGGGGAGGATAAAGCCCACCACGCCGATAATGCCAAAGACAACACCCAAAACCATCCGGGCAGTATTGCGAATACGCTTAGTCACAGGCCCACCTTAAAACCTTAACAGCAACAGTGTGGAGTTAGTGATTCCACCCTCTATCTTGCCGCAACTTAGGCACAACTGTGACGGTGCTGATGCCATACCCACGCATGACGAATCATCTCCTCAATATCGGCATACTGGGGCTGCCACCCTAAAACCTGTCGGGCGCGATCGGCATTGGCAATGAGAACGGGGGGATCCCCCGGGCGGCGATCGCCCTGCTGCACCGGAATCCCACAGCCCGTGATCCGGGTGGCGGCATCAATCACCTGCCGTACCGAAAACCCCTGACCATTGCCAAGATTAAACAGGGTTGAGGTGCCCCCCTCTAGCAGGTATTTCAACCCCAGTACGTGGGCATTGGCCAAATCACTGACGTGGATATAGTCGCGAATGCAGGTGCCATCGGGGGTGGGGTAATCACTGCCGTAGATGCTAATGTGGGGTCGCCGTCCCATGGCGGCCTGGAGCACTAGGGGAATCAGATGGGTTTCGGGATGGTGATCCTCCCCGAGGCGACCGTGGGGATCGGCGCCGGCGGCATTGAAGTAACGGAAGATCACCGATTTGAGGCCATAGGCACGCTCCATATCCGCAAGCATTTGCTCCACCATCCATTTGGAGCGGCCGTAGGGGTTAATGGGCGCACAAGGGGCGGTTTCCGTCAGGGGCACCTGTGTCGGTATCCCATAGACTGCCGCCGTTGAGGAAAAGACCATATAGGGGACATTGGCGGCCACCATGGCCTGCAAGAGGGTCAGGGTACCGTGGACATTGTTGGCATAAAAGCGATCCGGATAGCGTACCGATTCGCCCACTTCGATATAGGCGGCAAAGTGGAGCACCGCCCCAATCGGATATGTCTGAAATAGCTGGTCTAATAGGGGGCGATCGCCCGTGCTCCCCACAATTAACGCCGTGTGCAGTACCCCTTCTACCAAGTCGCGGTGGCCGCGCTCTAAGTTATCCAGAATCAGAACCGGAAAGCCAGCGCGTTGGAGGGCAAGGACGGTGTGGCTACCAATAAAGCCCGCGCCACCCGTCACTAACACGAAAGGGGGTGCCATAAGTGGGTCTGCTAAACTAGGAAGGCAGTGACGTATCTTGCCATGACCAGCGACTTGCAAACGGAGATTGCTC harbors:
- the galE gene encoding UDP-glucose 4-epimerase GalE produces the protein MAPPFVLVTGGAGFIGSHTVLALQRAGFPVLILDNLERGHRDLVEGVLHTALIVGSTGDRPLLDQLFQTYPIGAVLHFAAYIEVGESVRYPDRFYANNVHGTLTLLQAMVAANVPYMVFSSTAAVYGIPTQVPLTETAPCAPINPYGRSKWMVEQMLADMERAYGLKSVIFRYFNAAGADPHGRLGEDHHPETHLIPLVLQAAMGRRPHISIYGSDYPTPDGTCIRDYIHVSDLANAHVLGLKYLLEGGTSTLFNLGNGQGFSVRQVIDAATRITGCGIPVQQGDRRPGDPPVLIANADRARQVLGWQPQYADIEEMIRHAWVWHQHRHSCA
- a CDS encoding DUF454 family protein, yielding MTKRIRNTARMVLGVVFGIIGVVGFILPLVPGTPFLLIAAACFNAMEPEEAPAATSHAQAPESAPPMA